The Dokdonia donghaensis DSW-1 DNA window TTAATATTACCAGCATATAGTGCAAAAAATGCTGTAAATAATATAGTAGCAATAAATCCTGATACCACTCCATTAGTAAGTCCGTCTGTGTAGCTAAAAGCAGATCCGTTCTTAATCTTTGTATACTTAATCACCTCGTAAATACCAAAACCTACAATCACGCCATTAAAGAGCGAGAACATAACATTGGTATGAAGGTTAAATAATGCGAGTACTAAAAAATATGCGATGAGCCCTCCTGCCATTGCGATGGCAAAACGTATGGGCATTGTGAATTTTGACATAATGTTTATCTTTTTTCTTTTAAAGATAAACAAATATTGAGTAAAAATCATAAGTGACTGTTAAATAACACTTTAACAACCTGTTAAGAAACTCCTAACTTACTGAAGATGTCCCATATAACCACTCCCGCACTTAGAAATATTAAGAGAATGCTTAGTACCCACCTGCGGAATCTCAAGTACCGTCACTTAAAGACACAATCTCTTGCTGCACTCCCTTTACCTCATTACCAAAAACAACAGCATACCTCTCCCCTTTTACAGGTAAACTTGTCTAGCATTACTGCATCTTCTGCTTGCTCTATAGCACAAAGCTTCACACCTTGTTCTTTTAATTTTTGAGAAAGCGCTACTGAGTCTTCTACATACTCCCACGCTACAGCATCTGTTGCTCCCAGTGCTGTTTTTTGAATATCGCGATGCGGCGGTGTAGCTGTGATACCACACAAATACACCTTTTCAACAAGGAAGGCATCTGCAGTGCGAAAAACCGAACCTACATTGTTGAGACTCCTTATGTTATCCAGCACGATAATAAGTGGCGTTTTTTCTGCCTCCTTAAATCTGCAACCGTTTTTCTGTTGAGTTCGCTATTCTTAAGCTTTCTATTATTCACGATGATAAAATATCTAGTATGGAGATGGTGTAAAAGATGGTGGTTTACGCTTTCGCGAAAGCGTACTTATACTACTTCTGGTTATACCCAAAACGTTTGAGCTGGCGCTCGCTGCTTCTCCAGTTCTTATTTACTTTTACATAGAGCTCAAGGTGCACCTGCTTACCAAAGAATTTTTCTAAATCCTTACGAGCCTCCACTCCCACTCGCTTAAGCGCAGTTCCTTTATGACCTATAATGATACCTTTCTGGCTATCACGCTCCACCATAATTACAGAGCGCATACGTATGATCTCATCTTCTTCAAAAAAGTCTTCTGTATCTATCTCTACTGCATAAGGAATTTCTTTCTTGTAGTGCATAAGATTTTCTCACGTATGATCTCATTTACAAAAAGCGCTCTGGCTTATCTGTAAGTTGGTCTTTAGGGTAAAATGCTGGAGACTCTGGCAATAGCTCTATAATTCTATTAAACACTTGTGGCACACCAAAGTTTTCAAGTGCAGAGATCGCAAAGACCTCAGCATTTGGAACTTTTTCTGACCACAGTTTTAACGCCTCGCCTAGCACCTCTTCATTACCCTTGTCTATTTTATTAATGAGTAATAAAACGGGAATCTTTGCACCACGTATTTTATTAAAAAACGCTTCGTCTTTGAGCTCCTTTTCTCCTAGCTCTACTATGTAAAGTAGCACATCTGCATCTTCAAAGGCGCTTTTTACAAAGTCCATCATAGAGGCTTGTAGCTCGTATGCCGGCTTTATAATACCTGGGGTATCGCTCAAAATCATCTGAAAGTCCTCTCCGTTTACAATACCTAGTATAACGGTGACGTGTAGTTTGTGCTTTTGAGGTAATGATACTTAGGCGCTCACCCACAAAGGCATTCATAAGCGTACTTTTACCCACATTTGGGTTTCCTATAATATTTACAAATCCGGCTTTGTGCGACATAGTGTTTCTTTTAGGCAAAGATACTTTAAATAGTACGTTTGCCTTTATGGATATAAAGAGTTATTAATTATGCAAATGATGTGTGGTTATGGGAGGTATTACGCTTTCGCGAAAGCGTACTAATTACGATCTAGGTTTTGCCAGGGCTCTGTCATATAACACGATGCTCCCAGCCACTGCAACATTAAGGCTTAGGGTAGAAGAGAACTTTACAAGAAAGTGAGATCTATCTATCGCTTCACGTGTAAGGCCGTGATCTTCTGCCCCTAGTAAATAAACACAGCGCCTGGGGTGCTCAAAAGTCTCTAGCGGTTGTGCACGCTCATCTAGCTCTACACCTACAATGCGAGCACCTTTAGGTAAGTGGTTAAAAAAGTCATCAAAATTATCATAATGATAATAAGGCATCGCACTTACAGCATTATGTGTATCACTAGCCTGCTTTGCATATCTATTACCTATAGTAAAAATGAAACTAGCACCTAGGTTTTGAGCAGATCGCCACAAGACACCCAGATTTTCTGGTGTTTTACCATTCTGGATACCTATCCCAAAAAACTCATTTGTAAAATTATCTGGCTGCATATATATGAGACTATGATATAAATAAAAAAGAGACC harbors:
- a CDS encoding RNA methyltransferase — its product is MQPDNFTNEFFGIGIQNGKTPENLGVLWRSAQNLGASFIFTIGNRYAKQASDTHNAVSAMPYYHYDNFDDFFNHLPKGARIVGVELDERAQPLETFEHPRRCVYLLGAEDHGLTREAIDRSHFLVKFSSTLSLNVAVAGSIVLYDRALAKPRS